The following coding sequences are from one Haloplasma contractile SSD-17B window:
- a CDS encoding ABC transporter permease yields MKPLSLWNYIMISIKRVLPQIGILSIKIALFIFLCSIGFATAYGLNKDGTKLLDSYVSVAFKDHVTDTRKQMIIEEINQFNGVRESYNGTAITEGLGKLIIFNSFCWTFELEKEDVKIILKDLDGEIVEGRLPEHPEEMIISEELSRSLNKGVGDVVGFTEMLPNQYQISGIYSGNRNAYIGYHVPEEQIGHLFNVENRKIEDVYGELEKYENEIEILTFRDDIVHMIDNIFGLLKVVGIIILVITAIEITISVSNLNRVYFTERAGEFAVLQAVGYSEKFIRRRMMKEMMIITVTGLVFGIIIGQLSMVLFYYLYCYDKGIPYQIVEPTLIGFAILLTFVIYILSYIPVRKYIKNMDPVEVIQESNV; encoded by the coding sequence ATGAAACCTTTAAGTTTGTGGAATTATATAATGATTAGCATCAAGCGAGTACTTCCTCAAATAGGCATACTAAGCATAAAAATTGCTTTATTCATCTTTCTTTGCTCAATTGGATTTGCAACAGCTTACGGTCTTAACAAAGATGGCACAAAACTTTTAGACAGTTATGTATCAGTAGCCTTTAAAGATCACGTTACTGATACGAGAAAACAAATGATTATAGAAGAAATTAATCAATTCAATGGGGTCAGAGAGTCATATAATGGAACAGCAATTACTGAAGGTTTAGGCAAATTAATTATATTTAATTCATTTTGTTGGACATTTGAACTTGAAAAAGAGGATGTAAAGATTATTTTAAAAGATCTTGATGGTGAAATTGTAGAAGGTCGGTTACCCGAACATCCCGAAGAGATGATTATAAGTGAAGAGCTAAGTCGATCATTAAATAAGGGGGTAGGGGATGTAGTAGGCTTTACAGAGATGCTGCCGAATCAATACCAGATTTCAGGTATATACAGTGGTAATCGTAATGCATATATTGGATATCATGTACCTGAAGAACAGATTGGTCACCTTTTTAATGTAGAAAATAGAAAAATTGAAGATGTATACGGTGAGTTGGAAAAATATGAGAATGAAATAGAAATACTTACATTTAGAGATGACATAGTTCATATGATTGATAATATATTTGGATTGTTAAAAGTGGTGGGCATCATTATATTAGTCATTACTGCAATCGAAATAACAATATCCGTTAGTAATCTAAATCGAGTATATTTTACTGAGCGAGCAGGAGAATTTGCTGTATTACAAGCTGTCGGGTACTCAGAGAAATTTATTAGGAGAAGAATGATGAAGGAAATGATGATTATAACGGTTACTGGTTTAGTATTTGGGATTATAATTGGTCAGTTATCTATGGTGTTGTTTTACTATTTATATTGCTATGACAAAGGAATTCCTTATCAAATTGTCGAACCAACTCTTATCGGATTTGCTATCCTGCTTACCTTTGTTATATATATTTTGTCGTATATACCAGTTAGAAAATATATTAAAAACATGGATCCTGTTGAAGTCATTCAGGAAAGTAATGTGTAA
- a CDS encoding ABC transporter ATP-binding protein, translating to MLSIKNGSLIYDLKKDTKTYALKNINLTLEEQKFYGILGPSGSGKSSLLYALSSLKKLTKGDVSYKKEQLSKLGDEKLASIRKTDFGFIFQKHFLISYLTILENVLVPVNSTSKYYKNRAKELLSELGLEHQMNKKPYQLSGGQCQRVAIARALINEPNVIFADEITASLDHKSAENAMKVLQKYRNGATLIVVTHDPSILKGADEIIHIWDGEIKDIEMTLQASKHFSERGQHQS from the coding sequence ATGTTAAGTATTAAAAATGGGAGTTTAATATATGATTTAAAAAAGGATACGAAAACATATGCCTTAAAAAATATAAATCTAACATTAGAGGAACAGAAATTTTATGGTATATTAGGTCCTTCAGGAAGTGGGAAAAGTTCTTTGTTGTATGCATTAAGTTCTCTTAAAAAGCTTACAAAGGGTGACGTGTCGTATAAAAAGGAACAACTTAGTAAACTAGGTGACGAAAAATTAGCTTCGATTCGTAAGACAGATTTTGGCTTTATATTTCAAAAGCATTTCTTAATCAGTTATTTAACAATACTCGAAAATGTGTTAGTACCGGTTAACTCAACAAGTAAGTATTATAAGAATCGAGCTAAAGAGCTGTTATCCGAACTGGGGCTAGAACATCAAATGAACAAGAAACCTTATCAACTAAGTGGCGGACAATGTCAACGAGTAGCAATTGCAAGAGCTTTAATTAATGAGCCAAACGTAATCTTTGCCGATGAAATTACGGCTTCACTCGATCATAAAAGTGCTGAAAATGCGATGAAAGTTTTACAAAAGTATCGCAATGGAGCTACTTTAATTGTTGTTACTCACGATCCTAGTATATTGAAAGGTGCTGATGAAATTATACATATTTGGGATGGTGAAATAAAAGATATTGAAATGACGCTACAAGCAAGTAAACACTTTTCAGAAAGGGGACAGCATCAGTCATGA
- a CDS encoding sensor domain-containing protein gives MKKTKRYSIVTRVVKMLLMLMILFTTLLFSQIKTHNLYDLKSKQTTEYIVTLALINEVHDTLLHTYDSFYLYITTEEVSYKELYDQQIAMFTGKKERNSHFTDVAINDKDATINLLANTLDSLYEDEEQYKPLLMSLSQKVEMILYTQGMILNSNQNKNELDVELASLKNNMKMVEEMTFELKSYVHTRFNHINQTVEDQLNVYENLWVLNMSLLYISGLYVILRIYLLLVKPILTGYKNIDKINQGVSTFNWNYKENNELKSLIDSLKQYITISDDRYKLITDQYKKIETFTSAGEINYCEYDSETSQFVIDFSAPCMRRYKVSQQRLSVNIRQYLRYIHENDVIDLREKFNKFISNEDSEFRVEYRIKLEQMTEYAWVLLVAQKSTESEHNFYGVQIDITELKQTRKELETNKEEYQLVVEHSTDLIAKIDPNGTLLFASNSLFKVFNRDQKELIGRNIFDINKEHGIKEEEWFKKLLTPPYSIQRTNKIVTNEGIKYIIWNHDAILDEQDHVSYIFSVGHDITDLKKANEQLQYEAEHDLLTGLLNRRGIFKYLDHLEQHAKKIAAFFIDIDEFKNINDFYGHDIGDDIIKLVAKRLKYINIPNKIVSRLSGDEFLLLIIDFDSLSDLEIYREKLQSVFSEPYFLDELTLGISASLGLAVYPNDTKDPLELITYADIAMYASKRHSSKKCVRITKQLYEDVTYKFNMTNKIKQAIESEEFFMVYQGVYDVIKSQNTFIEALVRWKDDSNTTLLPGEFIPLAEESGLMIELDQTIINTTLKEFSAIKQNDRYKHLKVTINISRNKLLQVNFPERLKKITDHYKLKSSDICIEINENTFIDKINLCKEQIKRLKELGYLIAIDDFGKEYSSLSILNKVDFDIIKVDKTFVDGIKDKSNIEIVKMILNVARVKGKQVIVEGIETKEQKDVLEKLGVRLMQGYYFNYPSKLEI, from the coding sequence ATGAAGAAAACCAAACGCTATAGTATCGTAACACGTGTTGTTAAAATGCTCCTTATGTTAATGATCCTTTTTACAACATTGCTATTTTCGCAAATAAAGACGCATAACCTTTATGATTTAAAGAGTAAACAAACGACTGAATACATTGTTACGCTTGCTCTAATTAATGAGGTTCATGATACGCTATTACATACCTACGACAGTTTCTATCTTTACATTACGACAGAGGAAGTTTCTTATAAAGAGTTATATGATCAACAAATTGCTATGTTTACAGGTAAGAAGGAACGAAATTCTCACTTTACAGATGTAGCAATAAATGACAAAGATGCCACAATTAATCTACTTGCTAATACATTAGACTCACTGTATGAGGATGAGGAACAATATAAACCACTCTTAATGTCTTTAAGCCAAAAAGTTGAAATGATCCTTTATACACAAGGGATGATTTTAAATTCAAATCAAAATAAAAATGAACTAGATGTCGAATTAGCTTCTCTTAAAAATAATATGAAGATGGTTGAGGAAATGACATTTGAACTTAAATCTTATGTTCATACACGCTTTAATCACATAAATCAAACAGTAGAGGATCAACTTAATGTGTACGAGAATTTATGGGTTTTAAACATGAGTTTACTTTATATTTCCGGTCTTTATGTCATCCTTAGAATCTATCTTCTACTGGTTAAGCCAATCCTTACAGGCTATAAGAATATTGATAAGATAAATCAAGGAGTTTCAACTTTTAATTGGAATTATAAAGAAAATAATGAATTAAAATCATTGATTGATAGTCTTAAACAGTATATAACAATTTCTGATGATCGCTATAAGTTGATAACGGATCAATATAAAAAGATTGAAACATTTACAAGTGCAGGAGAAATAAATTATTGTGAATATGATAGTGAAACATCACAATTTGTAATTGACTTCAGTGCACCCTGTATGAGACGCTATAAAGTCAGTCAACAAAGATTATCTGTAAATATAAGGCAATATCTTCGTTATATCCATGAAAATGATGTAATCGATCTGAGAGAGAAATTCAATAAATTTATTAGTAATGAAGACAGTGAGTTTCGAGTTGAATATCGAATTAAACTAGAACAAATGACTGAATATGCATGGGTACTATTAGTAGCCCAAAAAAGTACAGAATCAGAACACAATTTTTATGGTGTTCAAATTGATATCACAGAACTGAAGCAAACACGGAAAGAACTGGAGACTAATAAAGAGGAGTATCAGTTAGTTGTAGAACATTCAACCGATTTAATTGCAAAGATCGATCCAAATGGTACCTTATTATTTGCAAGTAATTCCCTTTTTAAGGTTTTTAATAGAGATCAAAAAGAGTTAATAGGGCGAAACATATTTGATATTAACAAAGAACATGGTATAAAAGAGGAAGAGTGGTTTAAAAAACTGCTAACCCCTCCATACTCAATTCAACGTACCAACAAAATTGTTACGAATGAGGGGATTAAATATATTATATGGAATCATGATGCTATTTTGGACGAACAGGATCATGTTAGTTATATTTTCTCTGTAGGACATGATATTACAGATCTTAAGAAGGCAAATGAACAACTCCAGTATGAAGCTGAGCATGACTTATTAACCGGATTATTAAATAGAAGAGGTATTTTTAAATACTTAGATCATCTTGAACAACATGCAAAAAAAATTGCTGCATTCTTTATTGACATAGATGAATTTAAAAATATCAATGATTTTTATGGTCATGATATTGGAGATGATATCATAAAATTGGTTGCTAAGAGACTTAAATATATTAATATTCCCAATAAAATTGTTAGTAGATTGTCGGGAGATGAATTTTTGTTATTAATCATCGACTTTGATAGTCTTTCAGATTTAGAAATATATAGAGAGAAACTACAAAGTGTATTTAGTGAGCCCTATTTTCTTGATGAATTAACTTTAGGTATTAGCGCAAGTCTTGGTTTAGCCGTTTATCCTAATGATACAAAGGATCCACTTGAATTAATTACGTATGCGGATATTGCCATGTACGCATCGAAAAGACATTCATCTAAAAAATGTGTTAGAATTACTAAACAACTGTATGAGGATGTAACATATAAATTTAATATGACCAATAAAATTAAGCAAGCAATAGAGTCAGAAGAATTTTTTATGGTATATCAAGGGGTATACGATGTTATAAAGAGTCAAAATACATTTATCGAGGCATTAGTAAGATGGAAAGACGATTCAAATACGACTCTCTTACCTGGTGAATTTATACCGCTTGCTGAGGAATCTGGCTTAATGATTGAATTAGATCAAACCATTATTAATACGACGCTTAAAGAGTTTAGTGCTATTAAACAGAATGATCGTTATAAGCACTTAAAAGTAACGATTAATATATCGAGAAACAAGTTACTACAGGTTAATTTTCCTGAACGACTAAAAAAAATAACGGATCATTATAAACTTAAATCCAGTGATATTTGTATTGAAATTAATGAAAACACATTTATTGATAAAATAAACTTATGTAAAGAACAAATAAAACGTTTAAAGGAATTAGGGTATCTGATTGCTATAGATGACTTTGGTAAAGAATACTCATCTCTTTCTATTTTAAATAAAGTAGACTTTGATATCATTAAGGTAGATAAAACTTTTGTTGATGGAATTAAGGATAAAAGTAATATTGAAATCGTAAAAATGATTTTAAATGTTGCTCGGGTTAAAGGGAAACAAGTAATTGTAGAAGGAATTGAAACAAAAGAGCAAAAAGACGTGTTAGAGAAGTTAGGTGTTCGATTGATGCAAGGTTATTATTTTAATTACCCTAGTAAGCTTGAAATATAA
- a CDS encoding FtsX-like permease family protein, translating to MLKPLSYLTYFKGNIKKSMSLILSIAFSIVLLGSIHMFITNSINTGTIVSRQSERYTIINGVEKPISEFYLNKIKGNEDIDQVIPVEREFIEYMGVAIAGSCHYYKLNREDIIYLMDVLGIDYDNSQIPLNDSNKLIIHQDILVNNDLDIQDTYEETIDHNLLTIDLTFQGDYLVGFVPKTIDRNERHNTYIVIPKEGKLEEVNHFLNSEADTNIAVQDVTFWEEIYDRILGDVNNLFDIITVVVVIIIGIGLGISTYVHYFQRRKEFGILLSIGYKHRSILMRINKEILITSVLSFVLGLSILLIELTIMNYFIISDEGLPLFEVDLALLSKICFIPLFTSVFSLVPTWVLLKKIDSISIIEGVN from the coding sequence ATGTTAAAACCACTTAGTTATCTTACCTATTTTAAAGGGAACATTAAAAAATCAATGTCACTTATTCTATCAATTGCATTTTCAATTGTATTACTAGGAAGTATCCATATGTTTATTACAAACTCTATAAATACAGGAACAATTGTATCAAGGCAATCGGAAAGATACACAATCATTAACGGTGTAGAAAAACCAATTAGTGAATTTTATTTAAATAAAATCAAAGGAAATGAAGATATTGATCAAGTAATACCAGTAGAACGTGAGTTTATTGAGTATATGGGGGTTGCAATAGCAGGGTCGTGTCATTACTATAAGTTAAACCGAGAGGATATCATATACCTAATGGATGTTCTTGGTATTGATTATGACAATAGTCAGATACCATTAAACGATTCAAATAAATTGATTATACACCAAGATATACTAGTAAATAATGATTTAGATATACAAGATACATATGAAGAAACGATTGATCATAATTTGCTAACAATTGATCTTACATTTCAAGGTGATTATTTAGTTGGGTTTGTACCGAAGACAATTGACCGTAATGAAAGACACAATACATACATTGTCATTCCTAAAGAAGGGAAATTAGAAGAGGTTAATCACTTTTTAAATAGTGAAGCGGACACAAATATTGCAGTTCAGGATGTGACCTTTTGGGAAGAAATCTATGATCGTATTCTAGGTGATGTCAATAATTTGTTTGATATTATCACAGTAGTTGTAGTTATTATTATTGGTATAGGTCTTGGAATCTCTACATATGTACACTATTTTCAAAGAAGAAAAGAGTTTGGTATCCTGCTTTCTATTGGATATAAGCATCGCTCGATATTAATGAGAATTAACAAAGAAATCCTAATCACTTCAGTATTATCATTTGTATTAGGGTTATCTATTTTACTTATTGAATTGACTATAATGAATTATTTTATTATCTCTGATGAAGGATTACCTTTATTCGAAGTTGACTTAGCTCTATTATCTAAAATTTGTTTTATACCACTATTTACATCCGTATTTTCCTTAGTACCAACTTGGGTTTTACTTAAAAAAATTGATAGTATATCTATAATTGAAGGAGTGAATTAA
- a CDS encoding AEC family transporter, giving the protein MEYFLFIFSSVILPIFIQVLAGYIVQKKFRLDTGTMAKIQFYVFIPALLFTKMYSNQVDPAIFLKIISVVLMVFLSLYIILIILIKVYKIPKKTGTTLANSVCLFNSGNFCIPLIELLYVGNVIATSVQIIILLTQSMLTNTFGIFNASFGKKDAKKAMLDIFKIPMIYAVLLGLIFRMISIPDRALPLWNPIWDALTILSSGLIPLALFTLGAQLANTKLSIRIPKVYLSIFLRLLIAPILAYGFVHLVGLANSANEMNRIAAQVIVICSAAPSAVNSVLLAIEYDNEPELASQIVFMSTLLSAVTVTGVIIFAMATL; this is encoded by the coding sequence ATGGAATATTTTCTATTCATCTTTTCAAGTGTTATCTTACCAATATTCATTCAAGTTTTAGCAGGTTATATAGTACAAAAGAAGTTTCGTTTAGATACAGGTACAATGGCAAAAATCCAATTCTATGTCTTTATTCCCGCGCTATTATTTACTAAAATGTATAGCAATCAAGTTGATCCGGCTATATTTTTAAAGATTATATCCGTTGTCTTAATGGTATTTCTAAGCTTATATATAATCTTAATAATCTTAATTAAAGTATATAAAATACCTAAAAAGACTGGAACGACTCTTGCTAATTCCGTATGTTTGTTTAATAGCGGAAACTTCTGTATACCACTTATTGAACTTTTATATGTTGGCAATGTAATCGCTACATCCGTACAGATTATAATCTTATTAACCCAGAGTATGCTAACGAATACCTTTGGAATTTTTAACGCGAGTTTTGGTAAAAAAGACGCGAAAAAAGCCATGTTAGATATTTTTAAAATTCCAATGATTTATGCAGTTCTACTAGGATTAATTTTTAGAATGATTTCGATTCCAGATAGAGCTTTACCACTTTGGAATCCAATATGGGACGCATTAACGATTCTAAGTAGTGGCTTGATTCCGTTAGCACTTTTTACCTTGGGAGCACAATTAGCCAATACAAAATTAAGTATTCGAATCCCCAAGGTATATCTTTCAATTTTTCTTCGACTGCTAATAGCACCAATACTTGCTTATGGTTTTGTACATTTAGTGGGTCTTGCAAACTCTGCTAATGAAATGAATCGAATTGCAGCTCAAGTCATTGTGATCTGTTCAGCTGCACCAAGCGCAGTAAATTCTGTTCTTTTAGCGATTGAATATGATAACGAACCAGAGTTAGCATCACAAATCGTGTTTATGTCTACACTTCTTAGTGCAGTGACTGTAACAGGTGTCATCATTTTTGCAATGGCAACACTATAA
- a CDS encoding sensor domain-containing protein, whose amino-acid sequence MKRKLCLGKRFGLYILLLFLFYIITVILFEYHRELHDVKDLLLINGYEVAKIKRLENQIHIVDKIIEFMIMVTTLATAYFVYRLYKTLIIPLNKGINLVNNLDTTNKKWEYDYNNELKFLVNSVNNFIDVSNNSFKLLEVQNKKLKLFTEIQDINYYTVDTHKMKIKLILNQKSREQYQVKQTTVEYNLDEYAECIHPDDQEQFKGLVESVLENNLEEYRAEYRVRLFDKHTYYWITTFGRKINDYTYNGVQVDITDLKRTERKLYESREEYKIIVENTSDLISKTSPDGLILYASESYMNLFSKGGNCILGKSIYEIDQTLHNSNADWLTEMLQKKVSTTNEISINTNIGARWFLWNNDVVLNDHGQVLYIISVGRDITDIKHANKQLKYESEHDLLTNLYNRRGLMNQLDSLETSNLAVFFIDIDNFKDINDFYGHEVGDQVIKEVAKKLLVLKKYNCILGRLSGDEFLLIYKNYPDGTSIKMLSLELEYLLRTKINVNHFNIHLSASIGYAVSPLHTKNISKLIAYSDIAMYQSKLHNKGRTVKFNHDMYKAVEKKVRLANDLKEAILHDQFKLVYQSVIDHNSGEIKYVETLVRWIHGTKGPISPGEFLHVAEEIGLMQDLDELIINKAIKQYSQFSKQAAYKESKLTINVSRSTLLTTNLADTLTQIVNRYQVKPSHVCIEISESTFVNKVEESREKILRLREKRFIIALDDFGRDYSSLSILDRLDYDLIKTDRHFVKNLNRETNVEILKMIHRIAMLQNKEVIIEGVEEEKQLTLIQELGFSLIQGFYYSIPNHIGL is encoded by the coding sequence ATGAAACGAAAATTATGCCTTGGTAAACGATTTGGATTGTATATATTACTATTATTTTTGTTCTATATCATCACCGTTATTTTATTTGAATACCATAGGGAATTACATGATGTTAAGGATTTACTACTCATAAATGGATATGAGGTTGCAAAAATCAAACGATTAGAAAACCAAATTCATATTGTAGACAAAATAATTGAGTTTATGATCATGGTAACAACGTTAGCGACTGCTTATTTTGTATATAGACTGTATAAAACACTGATTATTCCTTTGAATAAAGGAATAAATCTAGTAAACAATTTGGATACTACAAACAAAAAATGGGAATATGATTATAATAATGAACTTAAATTTCTCGTAAATAGCGTTAATAACTTTATAGATGTAAGTAATAACAGTTTTAAACTACTTGAGGTACAAAATAAAAAATTAAAGTTGTTTACTGAAATACAAGACATAAATTATTATACAGTCGACACACACAAGATGAAAATAAAATTGATACTGAATCAGAAATCAAGAGAACAATATCAAGTTAAGCAAACAACAGTAGAGTATAACCTAGACGAGTATGCAGAGTGTATTCATCCTGATGATCAAGAACAATTTAAGGGATTGGTCGAATCAGTACTTGAAAATAATCTGGAGGAATACCGCGCTGAATACCGCGTGAGATTATTTGATAAGCATACTTATTATTGGATTACAACATTCGGAAGAAAAATTAATGATTATACGTATAATGGTGTTCAAGTTGATATTACAGATTTAAAAAGAACTGAAAGGAAACTCTATGAAAGTAGAGAAGAATATAAAATTATAGTCGAAAATACGAGTGATTTAATCTCAAAAACCTCACCAGATGGACTAATTCTGTATGCTAGTGAAAGTTATATGAATCTATTTAGCAAGGGAGGTAATTGTATACTAGGTAAGTCAATATATGAGATCGATCAAACACTGCATAATTCAAACGCAGATTGGCTAACGGAAATGCTTCAAAAAAAAGTTAGTACAACAAATGAGATATCCATCAATACGAACATTGGAGCGCGTTGGTTTCTTTGGAATAATGATGTCGTATTAAATGATCATGGTCAAGTTTTATATATAATATCAGTTGGACGGGATATAACAGACATTAAACATGCGAATAAACAACTAAAGTATGAGTCAGAACATGATTTATTAACAAATCTATATAATAGAAGAGGATTAATGAATCAACTGGATTCATTAGAGACAAGCAATTTAGCTGTATTTTTTATAGATATCGATAACTTCAAAGATATAAACGATTTCTATGGTCATGAAGTTGGAGACCAAGTGATAAAAGAAGTTGCAAAAAAACTTCTAGTATTGAAGAAATATAATTGTATTCTAGGCCGACTTTCTGGAGATGAATTTTTACTCATATACAAAAACTATCCAGACGGTACTTCAATAAAAATGCTTAGTTTAGAATTAGAATATCTATTAAGAACTAAAATTAATGTTAATCACTTTAATATTCATCTCTCAGCAAGTATCGGTTACGCTGTATCGCCACTCCATACTAAAAATATATCAAAACTAATTGCCTATTCAGATATAGCTATGTATCAATCGAAACTACATAACAAGGGACGTACAGTTAAATTTAATCATGACATGTATAAAGCTGTAGAAAAAAAAGTTCGACTGGCGAATGACCTTAAAGAAGCTATTTTACACGATCAGTTTAAACTTGTGTATCAGTCAGTTATAGACCACAATTCGGGTGAAATCAAGTATGTTGAAACACTAGTAAGGTGGATTCATGGCACGAAAGGACCTATATCACCGGGGGAGTTCCTTCATGTAGCTGAAGAGATAGGATTAATGCAAGATTTGGATGAACTCATTATTAACAAGGCAATTAAGCAATATAGCCAATTTTCGAAACAGGCCGCCTATAAAGAAAGTAAGTTGACCATTAATGTCTCAAGAAGCACATTATTAACAACGAACCTAGCGGATACCCTCACTCAAATCGTCAATCGCTATCAGGTTAAGCCGAGTCATGTATGTATCGAAATTAGTGAAAGTACATTTGTGAATAAAGTAGAAGAAAGTCGCGAAAAAATCCTCAGACTGCGAGAAAAGCGGTTTATAATTGCACTGGATGACTTTGGTAGGGATTATTCATCTCTCTCTATATTAGACCGTCTAGACTATGATCTTATAAAAACAGACAGGCATTTTGTAAAAAATCTAAATAGAGAAACAAATGTTGAGATATTAAAAATGATTCATCGAATTGCAATGCTACAAAATAAAGAGGTAATCATTGAGGGTGTAGAAGAAGAAAAGCAGCTAACCCTTATACAAGAATTAGGTTTTTCCCTTATTCAAGGTTTTTATTATTCAATACCTAATCATATTGGTCTATAA